In one Methanobrevibacter arboriphilus genomic region, the following are encoded:
- a CDS encoding XkdQ/YqbQ family protein, whose translation MTSKLYTRYQELDEVDKNSNEFKEVPIFNDWNIKRDWNKAGSLTFKSPTYLTPGTHVKLVSTDHKTFGGQIVKKTEDSSDFYSYDCLDYKKFLLTSKSYSPVNKTSSQILKALVDTFTTNKQILEFKISKTKNVFPSLVFQDKPLLEIISNLLSLEYKRGTLIYFDVDENGTLTWKPYPQEIKGYSLSIANKYTNSLDYSEIATSYSLLDPNNSTLKSSTNWDLSNIWGVINLTKTLTANNTTTNESNKSDKEISRIVLDINKQLRNTSYNSCDCFCMSDRIFNKLKAHHVPCKIISYYSPYASSGTHRTVMYKNSKGWKDFNYNGFSTMLKPMSVRKNLKDPFEGKIYNG comes from the coding sequence ATGACTTCAAAGCTTTATACACGATACCAAGAACTCGACGAGGTTGATAAAAACAGTAATGAGTTCAAAGAAGTGCCAATATTCAATGATTGGAACATAAAACGTGACTGGAATAAAGCAGGAAGTCTAACATTCAAATCACCCACTTATCTAACCCCTGGAACACATGTAAAACTGGTAAGCACAGACCATAAAACTTTTGGAGGGCAAATAGTTAAGAAAACAGAAGACTCATCCGACTTTTATTCTTACGATTGCCTAGATTATAAAAAGTTTTTATTAACCAGTAAATCTTATTCTCCAGTAAATAAAACTAGTAGTCAAATATTAAAAGCATTAGTCGATACTTTCACTACTAATAAACAAATTTTAGAATTTAAAATAAGTAAAACCAAGAATGTTTTCCCAAGCTTAGTATTTCAAGATAAACCATTATTAGAAATTATAAGTAACCTATTAAGCCTTGAATACAAAAGAGGCACTCTTATTTATTTTGATGTTGATGAAAACGGAACTTTAACATGGAAACCATACCCACAAGAAATTAAAGGATACAGTTTAAGTATAGCTAATAAATACACCAATAGTCTTGATTATTCAGAGATTGCAACATCTTACAGTTTATTAGACCCTAACAACAGCACATTAAAAAGTTCTACTAATTGGGATTTATCAAATATTTGGGGAGTTATAAATTTAACAAAAACCCTAACGGCAAATAATACAACCACTAATGAAAGTAATAAATCAGATAAAGAAATAAGTAGAATAGTGCTTGATATTAACAAACAATTAAGAAACACTAGTTATAATAGCTGTGATTGTTTTTGCATGAGTGACCGTATATTTAATAAACTTAAAGCTCATCATGTTCCTTGTAAAATAATATCTTATTATTCCCCGTATGCTAGTAGTGGAACACACCGTACTGTCATGTATAAAAATAGTAAAGGGTGGAAAGATTTTAATTATAATGGATTTAGCACTATGTTGAAGCCAATGAGTGTACGGAAAAATCTTAAAGATCCTTTTGAAGGTAAAATTTATAATGGGTGA
- a CDS encoding DUF2634 domain-containing protein → MDYGTDLKSGGSLDSRGQIPIVSGLDNLRQSIRNRLMTYKGTYSYINDSLGSDLREFIGEDNNEITRALICLEIETVTLEDPRISKCQAYYENGEYKLQVTPLTDDEEDFIIEGIF, encoded by the coding sequence ATGGATTATGGTACAGATTTAAAGAGTGGTGGAAGTCTTGACAGTAGAGGGCAAATACCAATTGTGAGTGGTTTGGATAATCTCCGTCAAAGTATCCGTAATAGGCTCATGACATATAAGGGTACTTATTCATATATCAACGATTCGCTTGGTAGTGATTTAAGAGAATTCATAGGTGAAGACAATAACGAGATAACCCGAGCCTTAATTTGTTTAGAAATTGAAACAGTAACACTCGAAGACCCAAGGATTAGTAAATGTCAAGCATATTACGAAAATGGGGAATATAAATTACAGGTAACTCCTTTAACTGATGATGAGGAAGATTTTATAATTGAGGGGATATTTTGA
- a CDS encoding baseplate J/gp47 family protein, which translates to MNITEQSFTQADGVERKLTDIVQEIMDRVSNSYLSGLSTVNDWSENGENFKQAVNQGLIQYDLEVLIDLVKQANFIKSAEGDALDDIGERKGVYREEGSFATGTVNLTLTPIPTSNITIYNGTEVSTEDSIIFILKEDITFNTGTGTITADVICDEHGVIGNVKAGTINTIITDLPYNLTVTNPYDFTTGVDEETDDDYRERIRNSSSPGTSLWFEETAKTLVTDALYNLTDYQHGTLVYKPTSGVTTEDLIQLFSKKENSIVNHELTISEAESCAVIDETMSITIYMRANFSFETALEQIIININNYIDKLPLGGVFNPDCLRFYCETVEGVGYASLTGFETVDLTNTEYAIINGDLQINQGD; encoded by the coding sequence TTGAACATAACAGAACAATCATTCACACAAGCAGATGGTGTTGAAAGAAAATTAACAGACATAGTACAAGAAATTATGGACCGTGTGAGTAACAGTTACCTTAGTGGTTTATCAACGGTTAATGACTGGTCAGAGAATGGTGAGAACTTTAAACAAGCTGTTAATCAAGGATTGATACAATATGACCTTGAGGTTTTAATAGACCTTGTTAAACAAGCTAATTTTATTAAAAGTGCTGAGGGTGATGCACTTGATGATATTGGGGAAAGAAAAGGGGTGTACCGTGAAGAGGGGTCATTCGCAACAGGAACCGTTAATTTAACATTAACCCCCATACCTACAAGCAATATAACAATCTACAATGGTACAGAGGTAAGTACAGAGGATAGTATAATATTCATATTAAAAGAAGACATAACCTTCAACACAGGAACAGGCACTATAACAGCTGATGTAATCTGTGATGAACACGGAGTAATAGGTAATGTTAAAGCAGGAACTATAAACACAATAATAACAGACTTACCATACAATTTAACCGTTACTAACCCATATGATTTCACAACAGGGGTGGATGAAGAAACCGATGATGATTACCGTGAAAGAATAAGAAACAGTTCATCTCCAGGTACTAGTTTATGGTTTGAAGAAACAGCTAAAACACTTGTAACTGATGCATTATACAATCTTACAGATTATCAACATGGAACACTTGTTTATAAACCAACAAGTGGAGTAACAACTGAAGATTTAATACAATTATTCAGTAAAAAAGAGAATAGTATTGTTAATCATGAATTAACCATAAGTGAGGCTGAGAGCTGTGCGGTTATTGATGAAACAATGAGCATAACCATTTATATGAGAGCTAATTTTAGTTTTGAAACAGCATTAGAACAAATAATAATCAACATTAATAATTATATTGATAAATTACCATTAGGAGGGGTTTTTAACCCTGATTGTTTACGATTTTACTGTGAAACAGTCGAAGGAGTAGGATATGCAAGTTTAACAGGATTCGAAACTGTTGATTTAACCAATACCGAATATGCCATTATAAATGGAGATTTACAAATAAACCAAGGAGATTGA
- a CDS encoding transglutaminase domain-containing protein has protein sequence MTSYKGSTVQAGVRWEYDKKTITVRMVPGGWDRVKRGYKYILYKKSWENYCPHCKKAGILYPHGAKGRKTATEGEITCKQCDNDFDGVTGYKKIYGSKLHLKKASSNSSTNAKTETTQQDKKEALTELKKDYKDKSKPKKDFKLTIPPLKGISEGKYIELKPPLVKKAKTFFIGQIDTSPIDMTLTLYDRLPDVGTEYSNGGSTKSVTSKGANSTIEKRIMLKGKELGSITDIYKWLRKDGGKGGFRYKYYLNHVKEESVYNFGPTSAKYCWENKTANCVDFAWIFYTMCRGAGIKVKIIQGKGYWKNATYRHFWNAYKGKIYDCSSSACLKYKQTRVVI, from the coding sequence TTGACAAGTTATAAAGGAAGTACTGTTCAAGCGGGGGTTCGTTGGGAATATGATAAAAAAACAATAACTGTTAGAATGGTTCCTGGTGGTTGGGATAGAGTAAAAAGAGGTTATAAATATATACTTTATAAAAAATCATGGGAAAATTATTGTCCTCACTGTAAAAAAGCAGGAATATTATACCCTCATGGAGCAAAAGGCAGAAAAACAGCAACAGAAGGAGAAATAACTTGTAAACAATGTGATAATGATTTCGATGGAGTAACAGGTTATAAAAAAATTTATGGTTCAAAATTACACTTAAAAAAAGCAAGTAGTAATAGTTCAACTAATGCTAAAACCGAAACAACCCAACAGGATAAAAAAGAAGCACTTACGGAACTTAAGAAAGATTATAAAGATAAAAGTAAACCTAAAAAAGATTTCAAACTAACCATACCTCCACTAAAAGGGATAAGTGAGGGTAAATATATTGAATTAAAACCACCCTTAGTTAAAAAAGCCAAAACATTCTTCATAGGGCAAATAGACACAAGCCCCATAGATATGACATTAACACTCTACGATAGATTGCCAGATGTTGGAACAGAATATTCTAATGGTGGAAGTACTAAGAGTGTTACGAGTAAAGGCGCAAATAGTACTATTGAAAAAAGGATAATGCTTAAAGGTAAGGAATTAGGAAGTATAACTGATATTTATAAATGGTTAAGAAAAGACGGGGGGAAAGGGGGTTTCCGTTATAAATATTATCTTAATCATGTAAAAGAAGAAAGTGTATACAATTTCGGACCAACCAGTGCTAAATATTGTTGGGAAAATAAAACCGCAAACTGTGTAGATTTTGCTTGGATATTTTATACAATGTGTCGTGGGGCAGGAATAAAAGTAAAGATTATTCAAGGAAAAGGATATTGGAAAAATGCAACTTATAGGCATTTTTGGAACGCATACAAAGGCAAAATTTATGATTGCAGTTCTTCAGCATGTCTAAAATATAAACAAACAAGAGTGGTGATATAA